A window of Juglans regia cultivar Chandler chromosome 7, Walnut 2.0, whole genome shotgun sequence contains these coding sequences:
- the LOC108991886 gene encoding nematode resistance protein-like HSPRO2, with protein MVDLEWKAKTVSSAKSPNLSNKLQVSVPPSFRAAEISAANAGVCSSYDNYFRLPELRKLWSSKEFPSWKNESVLKPALQALEISFRFVSTFLSDPRPYTNRREWRRRLESLATSQIEIIANLCEDDEQDGATRGTAPIVDLRSSSGVLARDGSYAEVWKIPGETTVVSRTSEASLLPRLATWHKSERIAQKILYSIECEMHNCPYTLGLGEPNLASKPNLEYDLICKPSELHSLKKTPYEHIDNYENQTLYTTHQILESWIYVSQQLLKRITERIENKDFERAASDCYLIERIWKLLADIEDLNLLMDPDDFLRLKNQLSIKSSNEEGPFCFRSKGLVEIARHCKDLKHKVPYILGVEVDPMGGPRVQEAAMKIYREKKMEQIHLLQALQSIESAMKRFFYAYKQLLVVVMGSLEASANRVVVSSDSCDPLSRIFLEPTYFPSLDAAKTFLGDFWNHEHGGARLG; from the coding sequence ATGGTTGATTTAGAGTGGAAGGCAAAGACCGTCTCATCCGCCAAATCCCCCAACCTCTCCAACAAACTCCAAGTCTCCGTTCCGCCATCCTTTCGTGCTGCCGAAATATCCGCCGCTAATGCTGGCGTTTGCTCCTCTTACGATAACTATTTTCGCCTCCCGGAGCTTCGGAAGCTATGGAGTTCTAAAGAGTTTCCGAGTTGGAAAAACGAATCTGTTTTGAAACCGGCCTTGCAGGCTTTAGAGATTTCGTTCCGGTTCGTCTCAACGTTTTTGTCGGATCCGAGGCCGTATACGAACCGGCGCGAGTGGAGGCGGAGGCTCGAGTCGCTCGCAACGTCTCAGATAGAGATCATTGCCAATCTCTGCGAGGATGACGAACAAGACGGTGCGACACGTGGAACAGCTCCAATCGTCGATCTGAGGTCTTCGAGTGGCGTCTTGGCTCGCGATGGGAGCTACGCCGAGGTGTGGAAGATTCCAGGTGAGACGACCGTGGTGAGCCGTACCAGCGAGGCCAGCTTGCTTCCTCGGCTTGCCACGTGGCATAAATCAGAGCGCATCGCGCAGAAGATTCTCTACTCCATCGAGTGCGAGATGCACAATTGTCCCTACACTCTCGGTTTGGGAGAGCCAAACCTCGCAAGTAAGCCGAACCTCGAGTACGATCTGATTTGCAAGCCGAGCGAACTCCACTCTCTAAAGAAGACTCCGTACGAACACATCGACAACTACGAGAACCAGACGCTCTACACCACGCACCAAATCCTGGAGTCGTGGATCTACGTGTCGCAACAGCTCTTGAAGCGAATCACAGAGCGAATCGAAAACAAAGATTTTGAAAGAGCCGCGAGCGATTGCTATCTGATCGAACGGATCTGGAAGCTTCTGGCCGATATCGAGGATTTAAACCTCTTGATGGACCCGGACGATTTTCTCAGGCTCAAGAACCAATTGAGCATCAAGTCCTCCAACGAAGAGGGACCGTTTTGCTTCAGATCGAAGGGGCTAGTGGAGATCGCGAGGCATTGCAAGGATCTGAAGCACAAGGTGCCGTACATTCTCGGCGTTGAGGTTGACCCCATGGGTGGGCCCAGGGTCCAGGAGGCGGCGATGAAGATCTACAGAGAAAAGAAGATGGAGCAGATTCACCTGCTTCAGGCTTTGCAGTCTATCGAGTCGGCTATGAAGAGATTCTTCTACGCGTACAAGCAACTGCTCGTGGTTGTGATGGGGAGCTTGGAGGCGAGCGCGAACCGAGTCGTAGTGAGCTCAGATTCGTGTGACCCGCTGAGTCGGATCTTCCTTGAGCCGACATATTTCCCGAGTTTGGACGCGGCAAAGACGTTTTTGGGGGATTTTTGGAACCATGAACACGGTGGAGCGCGACTTGGATAG
- the LOC108991815 gene encoding glycosyltransferase family 64 protein C4 — translation MRGSFLSRRTVQRLRQLAIATVGSVKIELVLCCCIAFTLIALLSRASGFTGWTSPGVALERFSAPRKGYAIVMNTWKRYDLLKQSISHYSSCPGLESVHIVWSEPNPPSDSLKKFLDHIVQSNSGNAQHVELKFDVNKEDSLNNRFKEIKDLKTDAVFSIDDDVIFPCSSVEFAFSVWQSAPDTMVGFVPRIHWVDQSKGSSHYYVYGGWWSVWWTGTYSMVLSKAAFFHKKYLSLYTNEMSASVREFITKNRNCEDIAMSFLVANASGAPPIWAKGNIFEIGSTGISSMGGHSERRTQCVNRFVAEFGRMPLVSTSVKAVDSRNVWFW, via the exons ATGAGAGGAAGCTTTTTGAGCCGTCGCACAGTACAGAGACTCCGGCAACTGGCGATCGCCACCGTCGGATCGGTCAAGATCGAGCTCGTCCTCTGCTGCTGCATCGCCTTCACGCTGATCGCGCTTCTGAGTCGTGCTTCGGGCTTTACGGGATGGACCAGTCCCGGTGTTGCTTTGGAACGGTTTTCTGCTCCACG GAAAGGATATGCTATTGTAATGAACACATGGAAAAGATATGATCTTTTGAAGCAGTCCATTTCTCACTACTCATCATGTCCTGGACTTGAATCTGTTCACATTGTCTGGAGTGAGCCCAATCCTCCATCAGATTCTCTTAAGAAATTTCTAGACCACATTGTACAGTCTAATTCTGGAAACGCACAACATGTTGAACTAAAGTTTGATGTCAACAAGGAAGACAGTTTGAACAATAGATTTAAAGAGATTAAGGATTTGAAGACAGATGCCGTTTTTTCAATTGATGATGACGTGATATTTCCTTGCTCCTCTGTGGAATTTGCATTTAGTGTATGGCAAAGTGCACCTGATACAATGGTGGGATTTGTACCACGTATACATTGGGTTGATCAATCG AAAGGTAGCAGTCATTACTACGTATATGGTGGGTGGTGGTCAGTTTGGTGGACGGGTACATACAGTATGGTACTTTCAAAGGCGGCCTTCTTCCACAAAAAGTATTTGAGTCTGTACACAAATGAAATGTCAGCATCAGTTAGAGAATTCATAACAAAGAACAG GAATTGTGAAGATATTGCAATGTCTTTTCTTGTTGCAAATGCCTCAGGTGCTCCCCCTATATGGGCGAAAG GTAATATATTTGAGATTGGTTCAACTGGAATCAGTAGCATGGGAGGCCATAGTGAAAGAAGAACCCAATGCGTCAATAGATTTGTTGCAGAGTTTGGGCGAATGCCTTTAGTGTCTACTTCTGTAAAGGCTGTTGATAGCCGCAATGTCTGGTTTTGGTGA
- the LOC108991817 gene encoding aquaporin PIP1-2, which produces MEGKEEDVRLGANKFPERQPIGTAAQSQDDGKDYTEPPPAPLFEPGELSSWSFYRAGIAEFVATFLFLYITILTVMGVVKPVDLGKNKCANVGIQGIAWAFGGMIFALVYCTAGISGGHINPAVTFGLFLARKLSLTRALFYMVMQCLGAICGAGVVRGFLKGEYVRLNGGANFVAPGYTKGDGLGAEIVGTFVLVYTVFSATDAKRSARDSHVPILAPLPIGFAVFLVHLATIPITGTGINPARSLGAAIIYNKDRAWDDHWIFWVGPFIGAALAALYHQVVIRAIPFKSK; this is translated from the exons ATGGAGGGTAAAGAAGAGGATGTTAGATTGGGAGCCAACAAGTTCCCGGAGAGGCAACCTATCGGGACTGCTGCTCAGAGCCAGGACGATGGCAAGGACTACACGGAGCCGCCACCGGCTCCACTGTTTGAGCCTGGGGAGCTGAGCTCTTGGTCTTTTTACAGGGCTGGGATTGCCGAGTTCGTCGCGACCTTCCTGTTTCTGTACATCACGATTTTGACGGTGATGGGCGTTGTTAAGCCAGTCGACCTAGGTAAAAATAAGTGCGCAAATGTCGGTATCCAAGGGATCGCTTGGGCCTTCGGCGGCATGATCTTCGCCCTCGTCTACTGCACCGCTGGCATCTCAG GAGGTCACATAAATCCAGCCGTAACGTTCGGGCTTTTTCTGGCGAGGAAGCTGTCGCTGACGAGGGCGTTGTTCTACATGGTGATGCAGTGCCTAGGTGCCATCTGTGGTGCTGGTGTTGTGAGGGGGTTCTTGAAGGGCGAGTACGTAAGGTTGAATGGTGGGGCCAACTTTGTGGCCCCTGGTTACACCAAAGGTGATGGCCTAGGCGCTGAAATTGTTGGTACCTTCGTTCTTGTATACACTGTTTTCTCCGCCACTGATGCCAAGCGTAGCGCCAGGGACTCCCACGTTCCT ATTTTAGCACCTCTACCTATTGGGTTCGCGGTATTCTTGGTACACTTGGCTACCATACCCATTACTGGAACCGGTATCAACCCAGCTCGGAGTCTTGGTGCTGCAATCATCTACAACAAGGACCGCGCCTGGGATGACCAC TGGATTTTCTGGGTGGGACCATTCATTGGGGCAGCACTCGCAGCTCTATACCACCAGGTTGTGATCAGAGCCATTCCCTTCAAGTCAAAGTGA